In Chelmon rostratus isolate fCheRos1 chromosome 4, fCheRos1.pri, whole genome shotgun sequence, a genomic segment contains:
- the fam183a gene encoding protein FAM183A has protein sequence MPGSNKLDLVHQNAIHVETIRKERKQQKLHTEFSINPFRKLHVLPDKPMSRKPVEVIAENSDFIKAFHKARQEPTKKYTMPQTESQEIGWISTPLIPSNRNDKRLNFFRFSSDVTMHKESALRSSN, from the exons atgccAGGAAGCAATAAACTGGATTTGGTTCACCAGAACGCAATTCACGTTGAGACGATCCGGAAAGAGCGAAAGCAGCAGAAACTCCACACGGAGTTTAGCATCAACCCATTCAGGAAAC TACATGTCCTGCCAGACAAACCGATGTCTAGGAAACCAGTAGAGGTGATTGCAGAAAACT CGGACTTCATCAAGGCCTTCCACAAGGCCCGCCAGGAGCCCACCAAGAAATATACCATGCCACAGACTGAGAGTCAGGAGATAGGATGGATTTCAACTCCGCTG ATCCCATCGAACCGCAATGACAAGAGACTCAATTTCTTCCGGTTCAGCTCGGATGTCACCATGCACAAAGAATCTGCCCTGCGTTCATCAAATTAG
- the ebna1bp2 gene encoding probable rRNA-processing protein EBP2 produces the protein MIIDSRTMESAEEEVLLGEESEEENSELSDNELQEAFSKGLLKPGMNVLVNKPKTFVNNMEGLKQCLADFRKDLPWVERLDLTNLPAEDVLSKVEAKVPNVTNGNVTVDDDFQREMFFYRQAQATVLEALPLLNKHGIATKRPDDYFAEMAKSDQHMQKIRKKLISKQMILEKSEKAKKLREQRKFGKKVQIEVIQKRQKEKKAMMSAVKKYQKGMTDKLDFLEGDKMGKDKDSSQGSKKALNTKGSNAKRKYKDQRFGFGGKKSGKKWNTKESYNDVSSFRAKVAHAKGGKGGKKGKGGKQNKRPGKSVRKKMKGRS, from the exons ATGATAATCGATAGCAGGACTATGGagtcagcagaggaggaggtgctgctcggagaggagtcagaggaggaaaacagtgaaTTATCGGATAATGAG ctTCAAGAGGCCTTTTCAAAGGGGTTGTTGAAACCAGGGATGAACGTTCTGGTGAATAAACCCAAAACGTTTGTCAACAATATG GAGGGTTTGAAACAGTGCCTCGCTGACTTCCGTAAAGACCTCCCCTGGGTGGAGAGGCTGGATCTGACCAACCTGCCGGCTGAAGACGTTCTTTCTAAAGTTGAAGCGAAGGTTCCAAATGTGACCAATGGAAATGTCACTGTGGACGATGATTTCCAGAGGGAGATGTTCTT CTACCGTCAAGCTCAAGCTACAGTCCTCGAGGCACTGCCCCTCTTAAACAAGCATGGCATAGCCACCAAGAGGCCTGACGATTACTTTGCTGAGATGGCCAAGTCAGACCAGCACATGCAGAAG aTCAGGAAAAAGCTGATCTCAAAACAGATGATACTTGAGAAGTCAGAGAAGGCCAAGAAACTGCGCGAGCAAAGGAAGTTTGGCAAAAAG GTCCAAATAGAAGTGATCCAGAAGaggcaaaaagagaagaaagccATGATGTCTGCTGTAAAGAAATACCAGAAGG GAATGACTGACAAACTGGATTTCTTGGAAGGAGACAAGATGGGTAAAGATAAAGACTCTTCTCAGGGCTCCAAGAAAGCATTGAACACGAAGGG CTCTAATGCCAAGAGAAAATACAAGGACCAGAGGTTTGGCTTTGGAGGCAAGAAGAGTGGAAAGAAGTGGAACACCAAAGAGAGCTACAATGATGTTTCCAGTTTCCGTGCCAAAGTGGCTCATGCAAAGGGCGGCAAAGGAGGGAAGAAAggcaaaggaggaaaacaaaat AAACGCCCAGGCAAGTCTGTACGCAAGAAGATGAAGGGCCGCTCATAA